Proteins found in one Chloroflexota bacterium genomic segment:
- a CDS encoding response regulator yields the protein MHILLVEDHEMNRDMLKRRLERRDFQVSVAVDGQEAIDLVESLMPDIILMDMSLPNVDGWTATRMIKANPAVNQIPIIGLTAHAMAGDRERCLEAGCNEYEIKPVDFTSLVSKIQALVEDTPL from the coding sequence ATGCATATTCTACTTGTTGAAGACCATGAAATGAATCGCGATATGTTGAAGCGCCGCCTTGAACGTCGCGATTTTCAGGTTTCGGTGGCCGTCGATGGTCAAGAAGCGATCGATTTGGTTGAAAGTTTAATGCCCGATATTATTTTGATGGACATGAGTTTGCCAAATGTTGATGGCTGGACGGCAACTCGCATGATTAAAGCGAATCCAGCTGTCAACCAAATTCCGATTATTGGTTTAACTGCCCATGCCATGGCCGGCGATCGAGAGCGCTGTTTGGAAGCAGGTTGCAACGAATATGAGATTAAGCCAGTTGACTTTACTAGCCTGGTTAGTAAGATTCAGGCCTTAGTCGAGGATACGCCACTATGA
- a CDS encoding GAF domain-containing protein → MHWQIPSYTFPTLIASSVSFAIAIIVSRRRFVSQMWPFAILAFTVAFWTLGYAWELVSVDLATKVIFAKTQYLGIATPPVAWVAYALYYTGQERFVTKRSFLYAMIIPAITIVLVWTNEWHHLIWTKTEIAMYGEYTMLQTYYGPWFWVHTAYSYVFMAAGTLILLQALVLSSSLYQNQIIALILSAIAPWVTNAFHILGYRPFPYLDLTPFGFVISTVALAWGALRYRLFDTIPIARHILMENLSEGVIFLDAKRRVMDMNATAGKLLDIRPDQQIGQSAKLSILERLDAPQAADPDEHLRWEYTLHRDEKKLVLDVQLSPLSDRNRYLGHLLLLRDITERHQYEDLLRSQRNLFAGLVEVARATSAQIDLDQTLQSTLDVALHLTTAEQGSIFLLDQHQMVTHSILAREKATRIEQQNLVGRVMRQGLAGWIVAHNQIALIKDTHTDDRWLHLPNAPYNARSVLALPIFGTAGILGILMLLHSEVDHFRQEHSELMEAATAQISFAIGNAHVYQTQQQLTRELSRAKDAAEAASQTKSQFLANMSHELRTPLTAIIGYADVMREDLLDSNDQIYLADLDRIRSAGAHLLGLINDVLDLSKIEAGKMPVYWEQTRVSILLNDVITTVRPQIDRNHNSLMIDQTYHNLMFWTDISKLRRVLINLLGNAAKFTDHGTISLSLFLDETDEPACLQIRVCDTGIGMTAEQVANLFQNFSQADASTTRKYGGTGLGLAISRNLCKLMGGDIEVTSELGHGSTFIVKLPWVEQPFSDQREVGSDGPPYLL, encoded by the coding sequence ATGCACTGGCAAATTCCATCGTATACCTTTCCCACCTTGATTGCGAGCAGCGTTTCGTTTGCAATCGCAATTATTGTCTCACGTCGCCGCTTTGTTTCACAGATGTGGCCGTTTGCTATTTTAGCTTTCACTGTTGCTTTTTGGACGTTGGGCTATGCGTGGGAATTGGTCAGTGTTGATTTAGCGACTAAAGTTATTTTTGCTAAAACTCAATATTTAGGCATTGCTACGCCACCAGTAGCTTGGGTGGCGTATGCTTTATATTACACCGGACAAGAGCGTTTTGTCACTAAGCGTAGTTTTTTATATGCCATGATTATTCCTGCAATTACCATTGTTTTAGTCTGGACGAACGAATGGCATCATTTGATTTGGACAAAAACTGAAATTGCGATGTATGGCGAATATACGATGCTCCAAACCTATTATGGACCATGGTTTTGGGTGCATACGGCTTATTCATATGTGTTTATGGCAGCTGGCACGTTAATTTTATTGCAAGCGTTGGTGCTTTCTTCATCGCTGTATCAAAATCAAATTATTGCATTAATTTTAAGTGCAATTGCACCATGGGTCACCAATGCGTTTCATATTTTAGGCTATCGGCCATTTCCGTACCTTGATTTAACGCCGTTTGGCTTTGTGATTAGCACGGTTGCCTTGGCTTGGGGCGCGTTACGCTACCGTTTGTTCGATACGATTCCAATTGCCCGGCATATTTTGATGGAAAATCTCAGCGAGGGCGTGATTTTTCTCGATGCTAAGCGCCGCGTGATGGATATGAACGCCACGGCTGGTAAGTTGTTGGATATTCGGCCTGATCAACAAATTGGCCAATCGGCTAAACTAAGCATTTTAGAACGCTTGGATGCACCGCAAGCGGCTGATCCTGATGAGCATTTGCGTTGGGAATATACGCTCCATCGTGATGAGAAAAAATTAGTGCTCGATGTGCAATTATCGCCACTGAGCGATCGCAATCGCTATCTTGGCCATTTGCTGTTGCTGCGCGATATTACCGAGCGCCATCAATACGAAGATTTGCTGCGCTCACAACGTAATTTATTTGCTGGCTTGGTTGAAGTGGCCCGCGCCACCAGCGCCCAAATTGATCTTGACCAGACCTTGCAAAGCACACTTGATGTGGCATTGCACTTAACGACAGCTGAGCAAGGCAGTATTTTTCTGCTCGACCAGCATCAAATGGTGACTCATAGCATTTTGGCCCGCGAAAAAGCCACGCGCATCGAGCAGCAAAATTTGGTTGGGCGGGTGATGCGCCAAGGCTTAGCAGGCTGGATCGTCGCCCACAATCAAATTGCTTTGATCAAAGACACCCACACTGATGATCGCTGGTTGCATTTGCCAAATGCGCCTTACAATGCGCGTTCGGTGCTGGCCTTGCCGATTTTTGGCACGGCTGGAATTTTGGGCATTTTGATGCTATTGCACTCAGAGGTTGATCATTTTCGCCAGGAGCATTCGGAGTTGATGGAAGCGGCTACCGCTCAAATTTCGTTTGCAATTGGCAATGCCCATGTCTACCAAACCCAGCAACAACTGACTCGCGAGCTAAGCCGCGCTAAGGATGCTGCCGAGGCTGCCAGCCAAACCAAAAGCCAATTCTTGGCCAATATGAGCCACGAATTACGCACCCCGCTCACCGCGATTATTGGCTATGCCGATGTGATGCGCGAAGATTTGCTTGATTCCAACGACCAAATTTATTTAGCCGATTTGGATCGGATTCGCTCAGCCGGAGCGCATTTGTTGGGCTTAATCAACGATGTGCTGGATCTTTCGAAAATTGAGGCGGGCAAAATGCCAGTCTATTGGGAGCAAACGCGGGTCAGCATTCTATTAAATGATGTGATTACGACGGTGCGCCCACAGATTGACCGCAACCACAATAGCTTGATGATCGATCAAACTTACCATAACTTGATGTTTTGGACTGATATTTCCAAGTTGCGGCGGGTGTTGATCAATTTGTTGGGCAATGCTGCCAAATTCACTGACCATGGCACAATTTCGCTATCGCTGTTTCTTGATGAAACCGATGAGCCTGCTTGTTTGCAAATACGGGTTTGCGATACAGGCATTGGGATGACGGCTGAGCAAGTTGCCAATTTGTTTCAAAATTTTAGCCAAGCCGATGCCTCAACGACGCGCAAATATGGCGGCACTGGGCTTGGCTTGGCGATTAGTCGTAATCTGTGCAAATTAATGGGCGGCGATATTGAAGTGACTAGCGAGCTAGGCCATGGCTCAACCTTTATTGTCAAGTTGCCATGGGTCGAGCAGCCATTTAGCGATCAGCGTGAAGTTGGTTCCGATGGACCACCTTACCTGCTTTGA
- a CDS encoding GAF domain-containing sensor histidine kinase, translating to MSISVPRITPRLLMSGDPLFSLVRLISLGLILVVGARIDQHTVVPPTTPFGLIWWAYAIYGIAMASLAFVPRFRNLPSWIFIVDFGFIALFALFSGLPPALLVALIMLPTVWASTNRSPAQAVGTGVGAAVVYAGITLYRRFGDASNVGSEEMFVSIAVNCTALILVSWLVSTLSGQSSEINREHVIAARRDVDSAQRDAESYRDRMRALYEVAYKLSTTMNFQTVLDATVTESIRLINGRSSVVLLPTGEPDELYVAAGVGVGSGDLNLRIAIEPTGIMASILASGTPRILNDLRQSHALSSVPSMQNCACVCCVPLSAGRRNYGIVVVGVDRNEINEDELGMVSALANYAIIAMLNAQLVGELRDERTKLISKEEEVRQQLARDLHDGPAQSVAAITMNIEFVKRLLEREPSRVMQELTKMGELARRTTYDIRTLLFELRPLTLDSQGLVATLREYVTRFKDGPTQVLLEETVGELRLDAKREGTLFNIIQEASNNAMKHAQAKHIWIRLTRQGDELMATVQDDGKGFDLQAVRANYSKRGSFGLLNIDERARMVGGSAEMTSAVGAGTTVRVIVPLDASSI from the coding sequence ATGTCTATCTCCGTCCCACGCATTACACCACGACTATTAATGTCCGGTGATCCATTATTTAGCTTGGTGCGGTTGATTAGCCTTGGCTTAATTTTGGTCGTCGGCGCTCGTATCGATCAACATACGGTTGTTCCGCCAACCACTCCATTTGGCTTAATTTGGTGGGCCTATGCGATTTATGGCATCGCGATGGCTAGTTTGGCTTTTGTGCCACGCTTTCGCAACCTGCCATCGTGGATCTTCATTGTTGATTTTGGCTTTATTGCGCTCTTTGCCTTGTTTAGTGGTCTGCCCCCAGCCTTGTTGGTAGCATTAATTATGCTGCCCACGGTTTGGGCTTCAACCAATCGTTCACCTGCCCAAGCAGTTGGTACAGGCGTTGGGGCAGCAGTTGTCTATGCAGGCATTACGTTGTATCGGCGCTTTGGCGATGCTAGCAATGTTGGCAGCGAAGAGATGTTTGTTAGCATTGCGGTCAACTGCACAGCTTTGATTTTGGTGTCGTGGTTGGTCAGCACGCTTTCTGGTCAATCCAGCGAAATCAACCGCGAACATGTGATTGCAGCACGGCGCGATGTCGATAGCGCTCAACGTGATGCTGAATCGTATCGTGACCGCATGCGGGCACTTTACGAAGTTGCCTATAAGCTCAGCACGACGATGAATTTTCAAACCGTGCTTGATGCCACCGTAACCGAATCAATTCGTTTGATCAATGGCCGCAGCAGTGTCGTATTATTGCCAACTGGCGAACCAGATGAATTGTATGTTGCTGCTGGTGTTGGGGTTGGCTCTGGCGATCTCAATTTACGGATTGCGATTGAGCCAACCGGGATTATGGCCTCGATTCTGGCTTCAGGCACGCCGCGCATTTTGAACGATTTGCGCCAATCGCATGCCTTGAGTAGCGTGCCTTCGATGCAAAACTGTGCCTGTGTTTGCTGTGTGCCGCTGAGCGCAGGCCGTCGCAACTACGGTATCGTGGTTGTCGGGGTTGATCGCAACGAAATCAATGAAGATGAATTGGGTATGGTTTCGGCGTTGGCCAATTATGCAATTATTGCCATGCTCAATGCCCAATTGGTTGGCGAATTGCGCGATGAACGCACCAAACTAATTAGCAAAGAAGAAGAAGTGCGTCAACAACTCGCCCGCGATTTGCACGATGGCCCCGCCCAATCAGTGGCCGCCATCACCATGAATATTGAGTTTGTCAAGCGTTTGTTGGAGCGCGAACCAAGCCGCGTAATGCAAGAGTTGACCAAAATGGGCGAATTAGCCCGCCGCACCACCTACGATATTCGCACGCTTTTGTTCGAGTTGCGCCCCTTGACTCTGGATAGCCAAGGCCTCGTCGCAACCCTGCGCGAATATGTAACCCGCTTCAAAGATGGCCCGACTCAGGTATTACTCGAAGAAACCGTCGGTGAATTACGGCTTGATGCCAAACGTGAAGGCACTTTGTTCAACATTATTCAAGAAGCTAGCAACAATGCCATGAAACATGCCCAAGCCAAACATATCTGGATTCGGCTAACCCGCCAAGGCGATGAGTTGATGGCCACTGTTCAGGATGATGGCAAAGGCTTCGATTTGCAAGCAGTTCGGGCTAACTACAGCAAACGTGGCTCGTTTGGCCTCTTAAATATTGATGAACGGGCACGCATGGTTGGTGGGAGCGCCGAAATGACCTCAGCAGTTGGTGCTGGTACAACCGTTCGGGTTATTGTACCGCTTGATGCCAGCAGTATTTAG
- a CDS encoding RNA polymerase sigma factor, producing the protein MAIADDHAQSERSDAVLLEAITTNNDMLALQQLFDRYRQQLFQTALGITRDQQLAEEVLQDCFYRLYRHAKKLDGSMPLAPWLYRVTVNLCYSRIKRQRPWYEPFHQLAERLRASSRSAPDVVAERREMQDVVRQTLERLSPQHRAVLVLHYFHDYSLTEIAEILECPEGTIKSRLFYARKILKDQLHQAAIEGEPLIDGISF; encoded by the coding sequence ATGGCCATCGCTGACGATCACGCACAATCAGAGCGAAGTGATGCTGTTTTGTTGGAGGCAATTACCACCAACAACGATATGTTGGCGTTGCAACAATTGTTTGATCGCTATCGCCAGCAATTGTTCCAGACGGCCTTGGGCATTACCCGCGATCAGCAACTGGCCGAAGAGGTTTTGCAAGATTGTTTTTATCGGTTGTATCGCCACGCCAAAAAGCTTGATGGCAGCATGCCACTGGCCCCTTGGCTCTATCGCGTAACGGTGAATTTGTGCTATAGCCGCATCAAGCGCCAACGCCCATGGTACGAGCCATTTCATCAATTGGCCGAGCGCTTGCGGGCTAGCTCGCGTTCTGCGCCCGATGTGGTTGCTGAACGCCGCGAGATGCAAGATGTGGTGCGCCAAACCCTAGAGCGCCTTTCACCCCAGCATCGCGCGGTTTTAGTCTTACATTATTTTCACGATTACTCCCTAACGGAGATTGCCGAAATTCTAGAATGCCCTGAGGGAACGATTAAATCGCGGCTGTTTTATGCCCGTAAGATCCTCAAAGATCAGCTGCACCAAGCTGCAATCGAGGGCGAACCACTGATTGACGGAATTTCCTTCTAA
- a CDS encoding type II toxin-antitoxin system death-on-curing family toxin: protein MTSYLGLTDAFMLQAMVIQQIGGIHGITEQGFEKLATALAAPQQTMFGEDLYPDTFSKAAALFDALIHGHCFSDGNKRTALLAMIEFLARNGYAFNTPDDDSLYDWILLVAAERGMDREQQAAWIEQRCEQV from the coding sequence GTGACCAGCTATTTGGGCCTGACCGATGCCTTTATGCTCCAAGCGATGGTTATTCAGCAGATCGGTGGGATTCATGGCATTACTGAACAGGGCTTTGAAAAATTAGCCACGGCCTTGGCTGCGCCCCAACAAACCATGTTTGGCGAGGATCTGTATCCTGATACGTTTAGCAAAGCTGCTGCTTTATTCGATGCGTTGATTCATGGTCATTGTTTTAGCGATGGCAATAAGCGCACAGCCTTATTGGCGATGATTGAATTTCTGGCTCGGAATGGCTATGCCTTTAATACGCCCGACGACGATAGCCTTTACGATTGGATTTTGCTGGTAGCGGCAGAACGTGGCATGGATCGCGAACAACAGGCCGCTTGGATCGAACAACGTTGTGAGCAAGTATGA
- a CDS encoding bifunctional folylpolyglutamate synthase/dihydrofolate synthase: MLQTYQDAMDWIYSFLDSEKKLPKNPTEFNLPRVKAMLELLGNPQLRYPAVIVAGTKGKGSTCAFLESIIRQSGLKVGFFSSPHLHSYRERMQINRELISQSQLVDLINQVRPLLEPLDPEVGAPTTYEIGVVLGLYYFATQAIELAVLEIGLGGRYDAINSVNPVLSVIASISYDHTAILGDTLAKIAYEKAGIIKQHVPIISTVQQTEAAEVIAQVAVEQAAPLFIAGMAGLQEQASGVIAEYPLVIVPEQLGLKGDFQMQNAQLATSAALLLRELGFPISDDAIRQGLATTQWPARFEQIANEPLTLVDGAHNGDSARVLLQALKQNYPNRPLTLVLGTSSDKDIQAIIQQLSNSATHLITTCSRHPRALAPEKLAELIQQHVNRPVHQTNSVAEALTLAQQLTSAAGLICVTGSLFVAAEARETHGLAQPD; the protein is encoded by the coding sequence ATGCTGCAAACATATCAAGATGCCATGGATTGGATCTACAGTTTCCTCGATAGCGAGAAGAAGTTACCCAAAAATCCGACCGAATTTAATTTGCCACGGGTCAAGGCGATGCTGGAGTTGTTGGGCAATCCGCAGTTGCGTTATCCAGCGGTGATTGTGGCTGGCACGAAGGGCAAAGGCTCAACGTGTGCCTTTTTAGAGTCGATTATCCGCCAGAGTGGCCTAAAAGTTGGCTTTTTTAGCTCGCCGCACCTACACTCCTACCGCGAACGCATGCAAATCAATCGTGAGCTAATTAGCCAAAGCCAGCTTGTCGATTTGATTAATCAGGTGCGACCGCTACTGGAGCCGCTTGACCCCGAAGTTGGTGCACCAACCACCTATGAAATTGGGGTGGTTTTGGGTTTGTACTACTTTGCTACGCAGGCAATCGAGTTGGCAGTACTTGAAATTGGCTTAGGTGGGCGCTATGATGCGATTAACAGTGTTAACCCTGTGCTCAGCGTAATTGCTTCGATCAGCTATGATCACACGGCGATTTTAGGCGATACCTTAGCCAAAATTGCCTATGAAAAGGCTGGAATCATTAAGCAGCATGTGCCAATAATTAGCACTGTGCAGCAAACCGAGGCGGCTGAGGTGATCGCTCAGGTTGCTGTTGAGCAAGCGGCTCCGTTGTTTATTGCAGGGATGGCGGGGTTGCAGGAGCAGGCCTCAGGGGTAATTGCTGAATATCCACTGGTGATTGTGCCTGAACAACTGGGCTTGAAGGGTGATTTTCAGATGCAAAATGCCCAACTTGCCACCAGCGCCGCATTGCTCTTGCGTGAGCTAGGTTTCCCCATTAGCGATGATGCTATTCGCCAAGGCTTGGCAACAACCCAATGGCCAGCTCGGTTTGAGCAAATTGCCAACGAACCGTTGACGCTTGTTGATGGAGCGCATAACGGCGATTCGGCGCGGGTGCTGCTGCAAGCGCTCAAACAGAATTACCCAAACCGACCACTGACTTTAGTTTTAGGTACATCAAGCGACAAAGATATTCAAGCAATTATTCAGCAACTCAGCAATTCGGCAACCCACCTGATCACAACCTGTTCGCGCCATCCGCGGGCCTTAGCACCCGAAAAACTGGCTGAATTGATTCAGCAGCATGTTAATCGCCCGGTTCATCAGACCAACAGCGTGGCCGAGGCCTTAACGCTGGCCCAACAACTCACATCCGCCGCTGGCCTCATTTGCGTAACTGGATCGCTGTTTGTGGCTGCCGAAGCGCGTGAAACCCATGGCCTAGCCCAGCCCGATTAG
- a CDS encoding response regulator has protein sequence MTATQPRILVVDDSEDNRYLLQRQLLRRNYGVVLAENGQQALDYVQSHTIDLMLLDIMMPVMNGFEVLQNLKQNEQLRHIPVIIVSAADDMENVVKGIQMGAEDYLAKPFNTTLLRARIEASLEKKRLHDQEQAYLQAIALEQAQSNRLLRNILPQTIADQLKDQQANIAEYFSSVSVLFADIVGFTELSGHINAQELVAWLNSLFSLFDQMTLDAGLEKIKTIGDAYMVAAGLPIAQPDHAERLALFATSVLAAIEQITMPNGQPLQMRIGIHSGPVVAGVIGTIKFSYDLWGDTVNIASRMESSAHPNTIQVSAETYALLQDHEHFSLQPRHGVEMKHLGTRTTYILNRHRHH, from the coding sequence ATGACCGCAACCCAACCTCGTATTCTCGTTGTTGACGATAGCGAAGATAACCGCTATTTGCTGCAACGCCAACTATTGCGGCGCAATTATGGAGTAGTGCTTGCTGAGAATGGTCAGCAAGCACTTGATTATGTTCAAAGCCATACGATCGATCTCATGCTGCTGGATATTATGATGCCTGTGATGAATGGCTTTGAGGTCTTGCAAAACCTCAAACAGAACGAACAATTACGCCATATTCCGGTGATTATTGTTTCGGCAGCTGATGATATGGAAAACGTGGTTAAGGGCATTCAAATGGGTGCTGAGGATTATTTGGCCAAGCCATTTAATACGACCTTGCTGCGAGCACGGATCGAAGCTTCGTTGGAAAAAAAACGTTTGCACGACCAAGAACAAGCCTATCTGCAAGCAATCGCCTTAGAACAAGCCCAATCCAACCGCCTTTTGCGCAATATTCTGCCGCAAACCATCGCCGACCAACTCAAAGATCAACAAGCCAACATCGCCGAATATTTTAGCAGTGTCAGCGTATTATTTGCTGATATTGTTGGTTTTACCGAGTTGTCAGGCCATATCAATGCCCAAGAACTGGTAGCGTGGCTGAATAGTTTGTTCTCACTTTTTGATCAGATGACGCTTGATGCTGGCTTGGAGAAGATCAAAACCATCGGCGATGCCTATATGGTTGCTGCTGGCTTGCCAATTGCCCAGCCCGACCATGCCGAACGTTTGGCGCTCTTTGCTACGTCGGTGTTGGCCGCGATTGAACAAATTACGATGCCCAACGGCCAGCCTTTACAAATGCGCATTGGCATTCATAGCGGGCCAGTTGTCGCAGGCGTCATTGGCACAATCAAATTTAGCTACGATTTGTGGGGCGATACCGTCAATATTGCCAGTCGCATGGAAAGTAGCGCTCATCCCAACACGATTCAGGTTAGCGCCGAAACCTATGCCTTGTTGCAAGATCATGAGCATTTTAGTTTGCAGCCACGCCATGGGGTCGAAATGAAACATCTCGGCACGCGCACGACCTATATTCTTAATCGCCATCGGCATCATTAA
- a CDS encoding type II toxin-antitoxin system death-on-curing family toxin, with protein MSEEATLHYITLEEALRIRDTIAEAHGESFDVLRFQQLLSALATPFQSMFGEELFPTLCAKAGMLLAGLIRNHPFWDGNKRIAMAITARFLALNGYQLTVDAAEADQFTTALAMHRQDYETASSWLAQHSRPIGENRS; from the coding sequence ATGAGTGAAGAAGCCACGCTGCACTATATTACGCTTGAAGAAGCCCTACGCATTCGCGATACGATTGCCGAAGCACATGGCGAGAGCTTCGATGTTTTGCGCTTTCAACAATTACTTTCGGCCTTAGCTACGCCCTTTCAATCGATGTTTGGCGAGGAGCTTTTTCCAACGCTGTGTGCCAAAGCGGGCATGCTGTTGGCTGGGCTGATTCGTAATCATCCATTTTGGGATGGCAACAAACGTATCGCGATGGCGATTACGGCGCGATTTTTGGCCTTGAATGGCTATCAGTTGACGGTTGATGCCGCCGAAGCTGATCAATTTACCACCGCCTTGGCCATGCATCGCCAAGATTATGAAACTGCCAGTAGTTGGCTAGCCCAACATTCGCGGCCAATTGGCGAAAATCGTAGCTAA